The bacterium nucleotide sequence CCCACGGGCCTGGCGCTCTTCGCATACCCCGTGCCCTACTTCGCGAACGTCCCCCTTCCCGCATACGGCGCTATCGACGACCTCGTCCTCCTGAACACCACCCTCCCCGAGCAGGCCCCAGCCGGCGCATACACGTTCCACGTCGGCCTCACCGCCCCCTCCTCAATCTCAAACCTCTATCGCACCGCCTCATCCCCCTTCGAGGTGAGAGATGATTGATGGTAGTTCTGTCCACGAAGGGCCACGAAGGAGCACGAAGATGCGGGTGGCCACGGCACTCGGGCAGCTGTTTGGATGGTTGGTGCAGGGGTCCCTCGCACATTCCCAGCTCAGCTCAGCAGCCGAAACGACGCGTATGCGGCGCCTCGGCCCAGGGTAATGGTGTGGCCACGCCACCCTCGGCCCAGTCTATGGGAGCGGAGGCTCTCCGGTCGCGGAGGGGGCATGGGGGACACGCGATGGCTGTCCCCCATAAACTGCCTCACCTCACGGACGGCGACAGCCGCTAAACATGCTCATCTTATGAACTCTCCTGCCTCCAATCTGATTTTTCTGGCTAGCTGCTCGGCTTGATTCTGCTGCCGAACCTGGCTATCTTGTTGCCCTATGGAGAAAAATATCAGCGCCAGCGGCGGTGAGAACCTATACGGGCTGTTCCGGGCCTCTGCCGAGCGCTTTTCTGGGAAACCAGCTCTGCACTACTCCTCCGCAACCTTGACCTACGGCGAGCTCAACTCCGAAGTGAACCGCCTCGCAAAGGTGCTCTCGGGAGTTGGAGTCACAAGAGGCGACCGAGTGTTTCTGTCCCTGCCCAATTCAGCGGCCTTTTTTGTGTCATATCTGGCCGCATTCAAGCTGGGTGCGGTCGCTGTCCCATTCTCGACAAGCTTCACGCCGGCGGAGATCGCCAGTCTGCTTCAGCATTCACGGGCATCTTTCGGGATCGTCTTTGACGGATTACCGGACACGGTCGAGGCAGGCGTTGCGCAGGCGGGTTCAAAGCCCACGTTGATAACCGTTGCATGGGATGCGGGCGGGGACATCCGCTATTCCGCCCCTAAAAACGAGGCGCTCTCGCCATCGGCACATACCGAGGTCTTGTCGGGCGATCCGGCAGTAATACTTTACACGTCCGGCACCACGGGCAGTCCCAAAGGTGTTGTCCTGTCGCACCGCAACATCGTATCGAACGCGATAAGCTGCTCTGCTGCGCTGCCGGTTTCTCAGGACGATGTGTTCATCACCCTCATTCCGATGTATCATTCGTTCGGGTTTACCGTGTGCACGATGTTGCCGCTGCTTCTTGGCTCAACCTGCGTCGTTTTGCCCGGCCCAAAAAAAGAGCTCGTAGCCGACGCGGTCAAGCGCTTTGGGGTTACGGTTTTCGTTGGCATCCCCGCGCTGTTCGGAATAATGGCCCTGGCAGACCAGGGCACTGCATCCTGCTTCGATACCGTCCGCTTCTTTGCATCAGGCGCAGCGCCTCTTTCGATTCGGACGATTGAGATGTTTTCAAGAAAATACAGGGCCCCGTTGCTCGAGGGCTACGG carries:
- a CDS encoding AMP-binding protein — protein: MEKNISASGGENLYGLFRASAERFSGKPALHYSSATLTYGELNSEVNRLAKVLSGVGVTRGDRVFLSLPNSAAFFVSYLAAFKLGAVAVPFSTSFTPAEIASLLQHSRASFGIVFDGLPDTVEAGVAQAGSKPTLITVAWDAGGDIRYSAPKNEALSPSAHTEVLSGDPAVILYTSGTTGSPKGVVLSHRNIVSNAISCSAALPVSQDDVFITLIPMYHSFGFTVCTMLPLLLGSTCVVLPGPKKELVADAVKRFGVTVFVGIPALFGIMALADQGTASCFDTVRFFASGAAPLSIRTIEMFSRKYRAPLLEGYGLTEAAPVVSLNPHDGIRKNGSIGVPVPGVSVKVVGESGEELARGEVGELLVKGPNVMSGYFGDEVATEERIADGWLRSGDMARMDSDGYIYIEDRKDDMILVQGANVYPHEIEDLIRDIPGVLEVAVVGVSDSHLGKRPVAIVQRAKGASLDEATVTEHCRRGLSAHKVPRRVDFWDEIPLSPLGKPLKWQIREMLIQG